In Acidovorax sp. 106, the following proteins share a genomic window:
- a CDS encoding tRNA (cytidine(34)-2'-O)-methyltransferase: MFHIVLVEPEIPPNTGNVIRLAANTGCTLHLVEPLGFSMEDRLMRRAGLDYHEYAQVLKHRDWATFLSDAKPDPARMFALTTRGTQGVHDTAFQPGDWLVFGSETRGLAPELRETFAPSQRLRLTMVAGQRSLNLSNAVAVTVFEAWRQNQFAMPQASGTAT; encoded by the coding sequence ATGTTTCACATTGTTCTTGTCGAGCCCGAAATCCCACCCAACACCGGCAACGTGATCCGGTTGGCGGCCAACACCGGGTGCACGCTGCACCTGGTGGAGCCGCTGGGCTTTTCCATGGAAGACCGCCTCATGCGCCGCGCAGGGCTGGACTATCACGAGTACGCCCAGGTGCTCAAGCACCGCGACTGGGCCACGTTTTTGAGCGACGCCAAGCCCGACCCGGCCCGCATGTTCGCGCTCACCACGCGGGGCACGCAGGGCGTGCACGACACGGCCTTTCAGCCCGGAGACTGGCTGGTGTTTGGCTCGGAAACCCGTGGTCTCGCGCCCGAGCTGCGCGAGACCTTTGCCCCCAGCCAGCGCCTGCGCCTGACCATGGTGGCCGGGCAGCGCAGCCTCAACCTTTCCAACGCAGTGGCGGTGACGGTGTTTGAGGCCTGGCGGCAAAACCAGTTTGCGATGCCGCAAGCGTCCGGCACGGCAACCTGA
- a CDS encoding ABC transporter transmembrane domain-containing protein: MATPTAPAGNARGAPRSLTGLVPFLKPYRARIAWSLLCLVLAALATLAFPLALRDLIDTGLVAGDRASQAMELRGHFGALFLVAVGLGVFSAARFYAVSWLGERVTADLRQAVYSHVLRQSPQFFESTQTGEVLSRLTADTTLVQTVVGSSLSMGLRNAVMGIGALGMLVWTNPYVMSVVLLAVLLVVLPAMWIGRRVRKLSRDSQDRVADSSAIAAEVLNAIPVVQSYTAEQRESARFAGAAESAFSTAVQRTRARAVLVAFIIIANAALLLWGLYRGTQAVLAGEMTAGHLGQTVVYVMLLAGAVAVLGEVYGDLLRAAGATERLMELLATQSPVAEPASPLPLPHTGRGLAVDFASVQFRYPSRPDQPALADFSLTLAPGETVALVGASGAGKTTVFQLLQRFYDADAPRSGAAPSGIFLNGVNIRDLALTTLRSHIATVPQDAVIFGASALENIRYGKPDATPEEVKAAAQAAFADDFIMALPQGYDTFLGERGVRLSGGQKQRIAIARAILKNPPLLLLDEATSALDAESERMVQAALDTAMQRHTGQRTTLVIAHRLATVQNADRIVVLEHGRIVEQGTHASLLAAQGVYAQLAKLQFTA; this comes from the coding sequence ATGGCCACACCCACTGCCCCCGCTGGCAACGCACGCGGTGCACCGCGCTCGCTCACCGGGCTTGTGCCCTTTCTCAAGCCCTACCGTGCGCGCATTGCGTGGTCGCTGCTGTGCTTGGTGCTGGCCGCGCTGGCCACACTGGCGTTTCCGCTGGCCTTGCGCGATTTGATTGACACAGGCTTGGTCGCGGGCGACCGCGCCAGCCAGGCCATGGAATTGCGCGGGCACTTTGGCGCGCTGTTTTTGGTGGCGGTAGGGCTGGGCGTGTTTTCTGCGGCCCGCTTTTATGCCGTGAGCTGGTTGGGCGAGCGGGTGACGGCCGACCTGCGCCAGGCGGTGTACAGCCACGTACTGCGGCAAAGCCCGCAGTTCTTTGAAAGCACCCAGACCGGCGAGGTGCTGTCGCGGCTCACAGCAGACACCACGCTGGTGCAAACCGTGGTGGGCTCGTCGCTGTCGATGGGCTTGCGCAATGCCGTGATGGGCATTGGGGCACTGGGCATGCTGGTGTGGACCAACCCCTATGTGATGTCGGTGGTGCTGCTGGCCGTGCTGCTAGTGGTGCTGCCCGCCATGTGGATTGGGCGGCGCGTGCGCAAGCTCTCGCGCGACAGCCAGGACCGCGTGGCCGACTCCAGCGCCATCGCCGCCGAGGTGCTCAACGCCATCCCAGTAGTGCAAAGCTACACCGCAGAGCAGCGCGAGTCCGCCCGCTTTGCGGGGGCGGCCGAAAGCGCTTTTTCCACCGCCGTGCAGCGCACCCGCGCACGCGCCGTGCTGGTGGCGTTCATAATCATTGCCAACGCAGCCCTGCTGCTGTGGGGCTTGTACCGTGGCACACAGGCCGTGCTGGCTGGCGAGATGACTGCAGGGCACCTGGGGCAAACCGTGGTGTACGTGATGCTGCTGGCAGGGGCCGTGGCCGTGCTGGGCGAGGTGTATGGTGACTTGCTGCGCGCCGCTGGGGCCACCGAGCGGCTGATGGAGCTGCTGGCTACCCAATCGCCTGTGGCAGAGCCCGCATCGCCCCTGCCACTACCGCACACCGGCCGGGGCCTGGCGGTGGACTTTGCCTCGGTGCAGTTTCGCTACCCGTCGCGCCCCGACCAGCCTGCGCTCGCCGATTTTTCACTCACCCTGGCACCCGGTGAAACGGTGGCCCTGGTGGGCGCCAGCGGCGCGGGCAAGACCACGGTGTTTCAGTTGCTGCAGCGCTTTTACGACGCCGACGCACCACGCAGCGGCGCTGCGCCATCGGGCATCTTCCTGAACGGGGTGAACATCCGCGACCTGGCACTCACCACACTGCGCAGCCACATTGCCACCGTGCCGCAAGACGCCGTGATCTTCGGCGCATCGGCGCTGGAGAACATCCGCTACGGCAAGCCGGATGCCACCCCAGAAGAAGTGAAGGCCGCCGCCCAGGCCGCCTTTGCCGACGACTTCATCATGGCCCTGCCCCAGGGCTACGACACCTTTTTGGGCGAGCGCGGCGTGCGCCTGTCGGGCGGGCAAAAGCAGCGCATTGCCATTGCCCGTGCCATTTTGAAGAACCCGCCCCTGCTGCTGCTGGACGAAGCCACCAGCGCACTCGATGCCGAGAGCGAGCGTATGGTGCAAGCCGCGCTGGACACTGCCATGCAGCGCCACACCGGGCAGCGCACCACCCTGGTCATTGCACACCGGCTGGCCACCGTGCAAAACGCTGACCGCATCGTGGTGCTGGAGCACGGCCGCATCGTTGAGCAAGGCACCCACGCCAGCCTGTTGGCCGCCCAAGGGGTGTATGCCCAGCTGGCCAAGCTGCAGTTCACGGCCTGA
- a CDS encoding ABC transporter ATP-binding protein yields MSDVILETQSLTKEFKGFTAVSNVNLAVRRGSIHALIGPNGAGKTTCFNLLTKFLVPTSGVIRFNGHDITAEAPAQIARRGVIRSFQISAVFPHLTLLENVRLGLQRKLGTSFHFWRSERSLQQLDERAMQLLTEVGLDDLADEVTVNLPYGRKRALEIATTLSMEPELMLLDEPTQGMGHEDVDRVTQLIKKVSAGRTILMVEHNMKVVSTIADCITVLQRGAVLAEGPYAEVSSNPQVMEAYMGTTDGQLQGAH; encoded by the coding sequence ATGAGCGATGTGATCCTTGAAACCCAGAGCCTGACCAAAGAGTTCAAAGGCTTTACCGCCGTCAGCAATGTCAACCTGGCGGTGCGCCGAGGCTCCATCCATGCGCTCATCGGTCCCAACGGGGCGGGCAAGACCACCTGCTTTAACTTGCTCACCAAGTTTCTGGTGCCCACTTCGGGGGTGATTCGCTTCAACGGGCACGACATCACGGCAGAGGCACCTGCGCAAATTGCGCGCCGGGGGGTGATTCGCTCCTTTCAGATTTCGGCGGTGTTCCCTCACCTCACACTGCTGGAAAACGTGCGCCTGGGCCTGCAGCGCAAGCTGGGCACGTCGTTCCATTTTTGGCGCAGCGAGCGCAGCCTGCAGCAGCTGGACGAGCGCGCCATGCAACTGCTGACCGAGGTGGGCCTGGACGACCTGGCCGACGAAGTGACGGTGAACTTGCCCTATGGCCGCAAGCGCGCATTGGAGATTGCCACCACGCTGTCGATGGAGCCCGAGCTGATGCTGCTGGACGAGCCCACACAAGGCATGGGGCACGAGGATGTGGACCGGGTGACGCAGCTCATCAAAAAGGTCTCGGCCGGGCGCACCATCTTGATGGTGGAGCACAACATGAAGGTGGTCTCCACCATTGCCGACTGCATCACGGTGCTGCAGCGTGGCGCTGTGCTGGCAGAGGGGCCGTATGCCGAGGTCTCCAGCAACCCGCAGGTGATGGAGGCCTATATGGGCACGACAGATGGTCAACTCCAAGGGGCGCATTGA